From Symphalangus syndactylus isolate Jambi chromosome X, NHGRI_mSymSyn1-v2.1_pri, whole genome shotgun sequence, the proteins below share one genomic window:
- the BRS3 gene encoding bombesin receptor subtype-3 — MAQRQPHSPNQTLISITNDTESSSSVVSNDNTNKGWSGDNSPGIEALCAIYITYAVIISVGILGNAILIKVFFKTKSMQTVPNIFITSLAFGDLLLLLTCVPVDATHYLAEGWLFGRIGCKVLSFIRLTSVGVSVFTLTILSADRYKAVVKPLERQPSNAILKTCVKAGCIWIVSMIFALPEAIFSNVYTFRDPNKNMTFESCTSYPVSKKLLQEIHSLLCFLVFYIIPLSIISVYYSLIARTLYKSTLNIPTEEQSHARKQIESRKRIARTVLVLVALFALCWLPNHLLYLYHSFTSQTYVDPSAMHFIFTIFSRVLAFSNSCVNPFALYWLSKSFQKHFKAQLFCCKAERPEPPVADTSLTTLAVMGRVPGTGSIQMSEISVTSFTGCAVKQAEDRF, encoded by the exons ATGGCTCAAAGGCAGCCTCACTCACCTAATCAGACTTTAATTTCAATCACAAATGACACAGAATCATCAAGCTCTGTGGTTTCTAACGATAACACAAATAAAGGATGGAGCGGGGACAACTCTCCAGgaatagaagcattgtgtgccaTCTATATTACTTATGCTGTGATCATTTCAGTGGGCATCCTTGGAAATGCTATTCTCATCAAAGTCTTTTTCAAGACCAAATCCATGCAAACAGttccaaatattttcatcaccagCCTGGCTTTTGGAGATCTTTTACTTCTGCTAACTTGTGTGCCAGTGGATGCAACCCACTACCTTGCAGAAGGATGGCTGTTCGGAAGAATTGGTTGTAAGGTGCTCTCTTTCATCCGGCTCACTTCTGTTGGTGTGTCAGTGTTCACGTTAACAATTCTCAGCGCTGACAG ATACAAGGCAGTTGTGAAGCCACTTGAGCGACAGCCCTCCAATGCCATCCTGAAGACTTGTGTAAAAGCTGGCTGCATCTGGATCGTGTCTATGATATTTGCTCTACCTGAGgctatattttcaaatgtatatacTTTTCGAGATCCCAACAAAAATATGACATTTGAATCATGTACCTCTTATCCTGTCTCTAAGAAGCTCTTGCAAGAAATACATTCTCTGCTATGCTTCTTAGTGTTCTACATTATTCCACTCTCTATTATCTCCGTCTACTATTCCTTGATTGCTAGGACCCTTTACAAAAGCACCCTGAACATACCTACTGAGGAACAAAGCCATGCCCGTAAGCAG ATTGAATCCCGAAAGAGAATTGCCAGAACGGTATTGGTGTTGGTGGCTCTGTTTGCCCTCTGCTGGTTGCCAAATCACCTCCTGTACCTCTACCATTCATTCACTTCTCAAACCTATGTAGACCCCTCTGCCATGCATTTCATTTTCACCATTTTCTCTCGGGTTTTGGCTTTCAGCAATTCTTGCGTAAACCCCTTTGCTCTCTACTGGCTGAGCAAAAGCTTCCAGAAGCATTTTAAAGCTCAGTTGTTCTGTTGCAAGGCGGAGCGGCCTGAGCCTCCTGTTGCTGACACCTCTCTTACCACCCTGGCTGTGATGGGTAGGGTCCCGGGCACTGGGAGCATACAGATGTCTGAAATTAGTGTGACCTCGTTCACTGGGTGTGCTGTGAAGCAGGCAGAGGACAGATTCTAG